Part of the Candidatus Rokuibacteriota bacterium genome is shown below.
CGTCGGAAGACGTGATCCGTCGTAACCCGGCGCTCGTCGAGCGCTGGCTCCGCGCCACCCTCCGAGGGTGGCGGCATGCCATCGAGAACCCAGAGGAGGCCTGCGAAATCACGCTCAAAGCGGATCCGACGCTCAAGCGTGACAAGCAGATGGCCATGCTCCTGGCCAGCATCCCCCTCATTCATACCGGCCAGTATCCGATCGGCTGGATGACGCGGGAAGTCTGGGAGGAGGCGATGGAGATCATGCTGGAGCAGAAGATCCTGTCTCGCTCACTGGCGGTGGAAAAGGCGTACACCACGCGGTTCCTCGAGCAGGCGGCCAGAAGGTAGGGAGCGCTGCGCCAATGGCCGCGCGCCTCAGGCTCGGCAGTCTCAGGACCAGGCTCCTGGGGGCTTTCTTCCTCCTCTCAGTGCTCCCCCTGGCTCTGGTAGGAGTCGTCGTCTCCAAACAGGGAGTGGCGACGCTCAAGGCTCAGATCCTGGAGCGCCTGAGCGCCGTGGCGTTGCTGAAAAGCCAGCAGATCGAGGAGTGGATGAAGGAGCGGCGAAACGATGTCAAGCAGCGGGCCGCCATCCCTCCCTTTCAACAGCATGTCGTCACGCTCATAGAACGAGCCGGGCACCCGGAGGCAGCCGCGTCGTACCAGGCGCTCCAGCAGATTCTGGATCGCCTCCGGACCACGGGGGAGTTCACCGAGATGTTTCTCGTGGATGCCGAGCAGGGGAAAGTGCTGCTCTCCAGCGACCCCGAGCAGGAGGGGAAGTTCAAGACGGACAGGCCGTACTTCCGCGAAGGTCGCGAGCGGCCGTTCGTTCAGCACATCTACTACTCCATCGTCCTGGGGAAGGCGGTGATGGCGTTCTCGGCGCCTGTCCTTGATTCGCAAGGGCGCACGGTGGCGGTCCTCGTGGGGCGCGCCGATCTCAAATTCCTTGATCGGCTCATGGCCGAGCGCTCGGGCCTTGGCGAGACTGGCCGCACCTTCCTGGTAAACAAGTTCAACTACTTCGTCTCCGAATCGCTGGGACGTGCGGAACACGGCTGGAAGCCGGTCTTCACCGAGGGCGTGAAGCGGGCTCTGGCCGGGGAGATGGGGACCGGCCTCTACCTCAACCATGAGAACCGCGCGGTGGTGGGAGCCTACCGAGGGCTCCCGGACCTCGGGGTCGCCCTCATGGCCGAGGTGGACGAAGCCGAGGCGTTAGCGCCCGTCCGAACGTTTCGGGTCGTTCTCATTGCCGTGCTCGCCTTGGTCGCGGGTGTAGCGCTTCTGCTCGGCCTCGACCTCTGCTACGAAATCAGCAAGCCGGTTACCCGCCTGATGGAGGCAGCCCGGGCCATCGGAGGAGGGGACCTGACCCACCGGGTGGAGGT
Proteins encoded:
- a CDS encoding GAF domain-containing protein, with amino-acid sequence MAARLRLGSLRTRLLGAFFLLSVLPLALVGVVVSKQGVATLKAQILERLSAVALLKSQQIEEWMKERRNDVKQRAAIPPFQQHVVTLIERAGHPEAAASYQALQQILDRLRTTGEFTEMFLVDAEQGKVLLSSDPEQEGKFKTDRPYFREGRERPFVQHIYYSIVLGKAVMAFSAPVLDSQGRTVAVLVGRADLKFLDRLMAERSGLGETGRTFLVNKFNYFVSESLGRAEHGWKPVFTEGVKRALAGEMGTGLYLNHENRAVVGAYRGLPDLGVALMAEVDEAEALAPVRTFRVVLIAVLALVAGVALLLGLDLCYEISKPVTRLMEAARAIGGGDLTHRVEVKHPDELTNLASAVNFMADELLRSRRQLESHSRTLEARVEERTRELSVLLTVAGTVGSTLDLTEILRRVAREVARLLDADMVGAYVADSDGTALRPVAGYHVPQALRDSFRAFPIPLRGHRFLEEAWESEKPVFTSDASADLRIDPEIFRRFPHRSVLCVPVATQEGPIGALLAVWWEVERRFAPEELRLVEGIASQTAPAVARHYDFRVERLTPGSPRGLAYGRPEPQCALGTFYPQARRSAMEQSS